One genomic segment of Ictalurus punctatus breed USDA103 chromosome 12, Coco_2.0, whole genome shotgun sequence includes these proteins:
- the rprmb gene encoding protein reprimo B — translation MNWTALNDTDGGFHAGNTETLAACCTWSSAVTDPGLAQSGAHERDSFAPNVVQVAVMCVLALTVVFGIFFLGCNLLIKSVGMINFLVTDRRYSKDVEAVIVSA, via the coding sequence ATGAACTGGACGGCGTTGAACGACACGGACGGAGGTTTCCACGCCGGGAACACTGAGACTTTAGCCGCATGCTGCACTTGGTCCTCAGCTGTCACAGACCCCGGTTTGGCGCAGAGCGGTGCGCACGAGCGCGACTCCTTCGCCCCGAACGTGGTGCAAGTCGCCGTGATGTGCGTGCTCGCGCTCACCGTGGTCTTTGGCATCTTCTTCTTGGGCTGTAACCTGCTCATCAAATCCGTAGGAATGATCAACTTCCTCGTCACGGATAGAAGATATTCCAAAGACGTCGAGGCGGTTATAGTGAGCGCGTGA